One segment of Marvinbryantia formatexigens DSM 14469 DNA contains the following:
- a CDS encoding glycoside hydrolase family 2 TIM barrel-domain containing protein, translating to MKKINIDRAWEFMLGEPSNIPGMTKQSRTVNLPHDFMIESDVKADSVNGTNTGFYDGGTATYTKYLEVPEEWENQRVLVEFDGAFRDTTVILNGHIMGRHHYGYTPFRTELSSRLKCGRKNRLAVLVGNDAEPNSRWYPGGGLYRHVNLLLAPQVHIAPDGIFAHTDHIVNGDAFVTVEVTVENHTAKEQDVWVRIALKKEDEDRSAAAWGAVKIHIPADSSAIGRTCVCAENAAIWDIDHPDLYVVTAELTDCRPAGLEEIKVLDSAETLFGIRTISVDAKNGFMLNGRSLKLKGGCIHHDNGILGAASLYESEYRKVKLHKENGYNALRFAHNPMSADLLEVCDRLGILVMDEAFDTWKMPKNRHDFCRHFEAEWKQEMKSFMTRDRNHPCVIIWSIGNELPEQGGLSDGYQTSAELAEYARSLDSTRFIGGAMCSFFNGLDDEDTGKFWESLMEEAMKSGGTLNNLDGEYGRKIWNDYTEAFCAPWDVVGYNYLNYHYKEAGELFPGRVICATESKPRQGEEYWADVEKYPYLIGDFVWTSQDYIGEAGIGKTVYAEAAEAQAEAQKLNFVQYPWRTAGAGDFDLCGFEKPQLAYHRIIWGSKETYIACHNPANFHKVELLGRYGWSDCANSWTWDAETGCDIKVEVYSGADEVELLINGVSAGRQSAGKEHHNKACFLVKYQPGTLEAISYTDGKEVSRDCVKSAGAPAGLKITADERALRQNVLKADGQSLCFAVVEVVDADGRLIPYAETEVHAEVEGAASLAAFGTGRTATEENYTAGKVLSYHGRMLAVVRSGYEKGTAILRVSAEGLEGAELEITAE from the coding sequence ATGAAGAAAATAAACATAGACAGGGCATGGGAGTTTATGCTGGGAGAGCCCTCCAATATTCCGGGGATGACAAAGCAGAGCCGGACGGTAAATCTTCCGCATGATTTTATGATAGAATCGGATGTAAAGGCGGATTCCGTAAACGGGACGAACACCGGATTTTACGACGGAGGAACCGCGACCTACACGAAATACCTGGAGGTGCCCGAAGAGTGGGAGAATCAGCGGGTCCTGGTGGAATTTGACGGCGCGTTCCGGGATACGACCGTGATTTTAAACGGACATATTATGGGGCGTCATCATTATGGCTACACGCCGTTCCGGACAGAGCTTTCCAGCCGCTTAAAGTGCGGCAGGAAAAACCGTCTGGCGGTGCTGGTAGGCAACGACGCCGAGCCGAACAGCCGCTGGTATCCGGGCGGCGGTCTTTACCGTCATGTAAATCTGCTTCTGGCGCCGCAGGTGCATATTGCCCCGGACGGGATATTTGCCCATACGGATCATATCGTAAACGGGGACGCCTTTGTGACGGTGGAGGTTACGGTGGAGAATCACACGGCAAAGGAACAGGACGTGTGGGTGCGGATAGCGCTGAAAAAAGAGGATGAAGACAGAAGCGCTGCCGCCTGGGGAGCGGTGAAGATACATATTCCCGCGGATTCCTCTGCCATCGGGCGGACATGCGTGTGCGCGGAGAATGCCGCCATCTGGGATATTGACCATCCGGATCTGTATGTGGTGACGGCGGAGCTGACAGACTGCCGCCCCGCAGGACTGGAGGAGATAAAGGTACTGGACAGCGCGGAGACGCTTTTTGGTATCCGCACGATTTCCGTGGATGCGAAAAACGGGTTTATGCTAAACGGAAGGAGCCTCAAGCTGAAGGGCGGCTGTATTCATCATGACAACGGGATCCTGGGAGCAGCGTCCCTGTACGAAAGCGAGTACCGCAAGGTGAAGCTGCACAAGGAAAACGGCTACAATGCGCTCCGCTTTGCCCACAACCCGATGTCGGCGGACCTTCTGGAGGTATGCGACAGGCTGGGCATTCTCGTCATGGACGAAGCCTTTGATACCTGGAAGATGCCGAAGAACCGCCATGATTTCTGCCGTCATTTTGAGGCGGAATGGAAGCAGGAAATGAAGAGCTTTATGACGAGGGACCGCAATCATCCCTGCGTGATTATCTGGTCCATCGGCAACGAGCTGCCGGAGCAGGGCGGACTCTCGGACGGCTATCAGACCTCCGCAGAGCTGGCGGAATATGCCCGCAGCCTGGATTCCACCCGCTTTATCGGAGGCGCCATGTGCTCCTTCTTCAACGGTCTGGACGATGAGGACACCGGAAAATTCTGGGAGTCCCTGATGGAAGAGGCGATGAAGAGCGGCGGAACGCTCAACAATCTGGACGGCGAGTACGGACGGAAAATCTGGAATGATTATACAGAAGCCTTCTGCGCGCCGTGGGATGTTGTCGGTTATAACTATCTGAATTATCATTATAAAGAAGCGGGAGAGCTGTTCCCCGGCAGGGTCATCTGCGCGACCGAGAGCAAGCCGCGCCAGGGGGAGGAATACTGGGCGGATGTGGAAAAATATCCGTATCTTATCGGCGATTTCGTCTGGACCAGCCAGGATTATATCGGGGAAGCCGGAATCGGCAAGACTGTTTATGCGGAAGCCGCAGAAGCGCAGGCGGAGGCGCAGAAGCTGAATTTTGTGCAGTATCCGTGGCGCACGGCGGGAGCCGGTGATTTTGATTTGTGCGGTTTTGAAAAGCCGCAGCTTGCATACCACAGAATCATCTGGGGCTCGAAGGAGACGTATATTGCCTGCCACAATCCCGCTAATTTCCACAAGGTGGAGCTTCTTGGCAGATACGGCTGGTCTGACTGCGCGAATAGCTGGACCTGGGACGCAGAGACAGGCTGCGATATCAAGGTAGAGGTTTATTCCGGGGCGGACGAAGTGGAGCTTCTGATAAACGGTGTATCCGCAGGACGCCAGAGCGCCGGAAAAGAGCATCACAACAAAGCCTGCTTTCTTGTAAAATATCAGCCGGGCACGCTGGAGGCAATCAGCTATACGGATGGAAAAGAGGTTTCCCGCGACTGTGTAAAGAGTGCGGGAGCGCCTGCCGGATTGAAGATTACTGCCGATGAGCGGGCGCTGCGCCAGAATGTGCTGAAGGCGGACGGACAATCCCTCTGCTTTGCAGTCGTAGAGGTGGTGGACGCTGATGGCAGGCTGATTCCATATGCCGAGACAGAGGTTCATGCAGAAGTAGAAGGCGCGGCGTCTCTGGCGGCGTTCGGCACGGGAAGAACGGCGACAGAAGAAAACTATACCGCTGGAAAGGTTCTTTCTTATCACGGAAGGATGCTGGCTGTTGTGCGGTCCGGCTATGAGAAGGGAACCGCCATACTGCGCGTATCCGCAGAGGGACTGGAGGGCGCAGAGCTGGAGATAACGGCAGAGTAG
- a CDS encoding glycoside hydrolase family 2 protein, protein MREYTEFMEQWRFVKKDIGAGAAASEVIDAAFGEMVDLPHTWNAVDGQDGGNDYYRGKCWYVKRLPHMELERDEQLWLEFRGVAMMAEVYVNGQLAGKHDGGYSTFRVNLTPWLAEENTIAVSADNSAVRTIYPQKADFTFYGGIYRNVYLIRVPEAHFALGYYGGNGIKVTPEVKENDAAVTVEGWTENAPDGTKAALTILDAEGNVAARSSVQIKENCLKEELTLNQVHLWDGKEDPYLYTLRAELLDAGNTEVLDSVELQFGCRTFFVDPQKGFFLNGRSYPLCGAARHQDRQGVGNALTCAMHEEDMKLLLEMGANTIRLAHYQHDQYFYELADRCGMIVWAEIPYITEHMPEARENTISQMTELIVQNHHHPSIICWALSNEITGTTGVTEDLMENHRILNDLCHRLDKTRSTSMAHIFMLSPEEELVTLPDIRSYNLYYGWYVGEMEDNDSWFDSYHEKHPDVAMGLSEYGADANPQYQSASPQKGDWTEAYQALYHEHMLEMWSKRPYIWAMHVWNMFDFGADGRDEGGKPGQNQKGLVTFDRKTKKDAFYIYKAYLSKEPFVHICGSRYVDRTEEETEIKVYSNRPAVTLLVDGNVMETLEAEKVFRFKAAISGEHVIEAKAGACSDTIRIRKVEQPNPDYRKAGGEVVNWFDRDDEIVREGYYSIKDSMGDVKASPEALAVFDELVAPVQAKAAEAYGDVAKNIQLPEEMQKMMDRMSVENTLKQLAGLVTPELVHKLNNRLNQIAK, encoded by the coding sequence ATGAGAGAATATACAGAATTTATGGAACAATGGAGGTTTGTGAAGAAGGACATCGGCGCAGGGGCAGCGGCATCGGAGGTCATTGATGCGGCTTTCGGAGAAATGGTTGATCTGCCCCACACCTGGAATGCCGTTGACGGACAGGATGGCGGCAATGATTACTACCGGGGAAAATGCTGGTACGTAAAGCGGCTTCCGCATATGGAGCTGGAGAGAGATGAGCAGCTCTGGCTGGAATTTCGCGGGGTTGCCATGATGGCGGAGGTTTATGTCAATGGACAGCTTGCCGGGAAGCACGATGGCGGTTATTCCACCTTCCGGGTAAATCTTACCCCCTGGCTGGCAGAGGAAAACACCATAGCCGTCTCTGCTGACAACAGCGCGGTGCGCACCATTTATCCCCAGAAGGCGGATTTCACGTTCTACGGCGGTATCTACCGGAACGTCTATCTGATCCGCGTGCCGGAGGCGCATTTTGCGCTGGGCTACTATGGCGGAAACGGTATTAAGGTGACGCCGGAGGTAAAGGAAAACGATGCGGCGGTCACGGTGGAGGGCTGGACGGAAAACGCGCCGGATGGCACAAAGGCAGCGCTGACCATTCTGGATGCAGAAGGAAACGTGGCGGCGCGCTCTTCGGTACAGATAAAGGAAAATTGCCTGAAGGAGGAGCTGACGCTTAACCAGGTGCATCTGTGGGACGGAAAAGAAGACCCCTATTTATACACCCTGCGGGCGGAGCTGCTGGATGCCGGAAATACGGAGGTTCTGGACAGCGTGGAGCTGCAATTTGGCTGCCGCACGTTCTTTGTTGACCCGCAGAAGGGATTTTTCCTGAACGGCAGATCCTATCCGCTCTGCGGGGCGGCGCGCCATCAGGACAGGCAGGGTGTGGGCAACGCCTTAACGTGCGCCATGCATGAGGAGGATATGAAGCTTCTGCTTGAAATGGGAGCCAACACCATCCGCCTCGCCCATTATCAGCACGACCAGTATTTCTACGAGCTGGCGGACCGCTGCGGTATGATTGTGTGGGCGGAGATTCCCTACATTACGGAGCACATGCCGGAGGCAAGGGAAAATACGATTTCCCAGATGACGGAGCTTATCGTGCAGAATCATCATCATCCCTCCATTATCTGCTGGGCGCTTTCCAATGAGATTACGGGAACGACGGGCGTCACGGAGGATCTGATGGAAAATCACCGGATACTGAACGACCTGTGTCACAGACTGGATAAAACAAGATCAACCTCGATGGCGCATATCTTTATGTTAAGTCCGGAGGAAGAGCTGGTGACGCTGCCGGATATCCGCTCGTATAATCTGTACTACGGCTGGTACGTGGGAGAGATGGAGGACAATGACAGCTGGTTTGACAGCTATCACGAAAAGCATCCTGATGTGGCGATGGGGCTCTCCGAGTACGGCGCGGATGCCAATCCGCAGTATCAGAGCGCCAGCCCGCAGAAGGGAGACTGGACGGAAGCATATCAGGCGCTGTATCATGAACACATGCTGGAAATGTGGAGCAAACGCCCGTATATCTGGGCAATGCATGTCTGGAACATGTTCGACTTCGGCGCGGACGGGCGCGACGAGGGCGGAAAACCGGGTCAGAACCAGAAGGGGCTTGTGACCTTCGACCGGAAGACGAAGAAGGACGCGTTTTATATTTATAAGGCTTATTTATCCAAAGAACCCTTCGTGCATATTTGCGGAAGCAGATACGTGGACAGAACGGAGGAGGAGACGGAGATTAAGGTGTATTCCAACCGCCCGGCGGTGACGCTCCTGGTGGATGGAAACGTAATGGAAACGCTGGAGGCGGAGAAGGTATTCCGCTTTAAGGCGGCGATAAGCGGGGAGCATGTGATTGAAGCGAAGGCGGGCGCCTGCAGCGACACCATAAGGATACGCAAGGTGGAGCAGCCCAATCCGGATTACCGGAAAGCCGGCGGGGAGGTCGTAAACTGGTTTGACAGGGACGACGAGATCGTCCGGGAGGGCTATTATTCCATCAAGGACAGCATGGGAGATGTGAAAGCAAGCCCGGAGGCGCTGGCGGTGTTTGACGAGCTGGTTGCGCCTGTCCAGGCGAAGGCGGCGGAGGCTTACGGGGACGTGGCGAAAAACATACAGCTTCCGGAGGAAATGCAGAAAATGATGGACCGCATGAGTGTGGAAAATACATTAAAGCAGCTGGCGGGACTGGTTACGCCGGAGCTGGTTCATAAGCTGAACAACCGGCTGAACCAGATTGCAAAATAG
- a CDS encoding MATE family efflux transporter, translating into MQTKQEQLFRDAGVWKAIANLAVPAMISMVVMLLYNMADMFFVGQAGNTAQVAAVSIAGPVFTLIMAVGNMLGGGGCVLIAKTLGEKDGDRVKLYSSLCCWGSLLFGIVFAALAVVFADPLLGFLGANEETWQYAKMYLTVLALGAPIMIFTTGFGGIIRAEGAIREGMIANLLSTVTNIILDPVFILVFHLGVGGAAIATVLGNAVGAVYIIFYVKTKEKKNETNFTLSPSYARRNPWEIRRVLAIGAPNAINSVLVGFASAIANQLLAQYGTTAVAAMAAAGKSTMVISMIQMGICMGVQPLLAYCYGERNVKRIRETLVKLSILTVGIGLTVTVLCLFNSRILISLFLKEPEALALGREMISMLVLSGPFLGVYYLGSNFLQASGNAPMATLVSTLRQGIFLIPLLYIMNGLFGVKGNILAHIIADITAAAVAAVLALRQYRKLAKNKILC; encoded by the coding sequence ATGCAGACGAAACAGGAGCAGTTATTCCGCGATGCGGGCGTGTGGAAGGCAATCGCCAATCTTGCCGTTCCGGCAATGATATCTATGGTGGTGATGCTTTTATACAACATGGCGGATATGTTTTTTGTCGGACAGGCGGGGAATACCGCGCAGGTGGCGGCGGTGTCCATTGCGGGACCGGTATTTACGCTGATCATGGCGGTCGGGAACATGCTGGGCGGCGGTGGCTGCGTATTGATTGCAAAAACGCTGGGCGAGAAGGACGGCGACAGAGTGAAGCTCTACTCCAGTCTGTGCTGCTGGGGAAGCCTGCTTTTCGGAATTGTGTTTGCCGCTCTGGCAGTGGTTTTCGCTGACCCTCTGCTCGGATTTCTGGGAGCGAATGAAGAGACCTGGCAGTATGCGAAAATGTATCTGACGGTGCTGGCGCTGGGGGCGCCCATAATGATTTTTACCACGGGCTTCGGCGGAATCATCCGTGCGGAGGGCGCCATCCGGGAGGGCATGATTGCAAACCTGCTTTCCACGGTGACAAACATCATTCTGGACCCCGTTTTTATCCTGGTATTTCATCTGGGCGTAGGCGGAGCCGCCATAGCGACCGTGCTGGGAAACGCGGTGGGCGCGGTGTACATTATTTTCTACGTGAAGACGAAGGAAAAGAAAAACGAAACCAATTTCACCTTAAGCCCATCTTATGCCCGCCGGAACCCGTGGGAAATCCGCAGGGTGCTGGCAATCGGGGCGCCCAATGCGATAAACAGCGTACTGGTCGGCTTTGCGTCGGCAATCGCAAACCAGCTCCTGGCGCAGTACGGAACGACCGCCGTGGCGGCGATGGCGGCGGCAGGAAAATCCACGATGGTCATTTCCATGATACAGATGGGAATCTGCATGGGCGTGCAGCCGCTGCTGGCGTACTGCTACGGGGAACGCAATGTGAAAAGAATCCGGGAGACGCTGGTGAAGCTCTCCATCCTGACCGTGGGAATCGGTCTGACGGTGACCGTGCTCTGTCTTTTTAACAGCAGGATACTGATTTCGCTGTTCTTAAAAGAGCCGGAGGCGCTGGCGCTGGGGCGGGAAATGATATCGATGCTGGTGCTGTCCGGACCGTTCCTGGGCGTATATTATCTTGGCTCCAACTTCCTGCAGGCGTCCGGCAACGCGCCGATGGCGACGCTCGTATCGACGCTCCGCCAGGGGATATTTCTGATACCGCTTCTGTACATCATGAACGGGCTCTTTGGCGTAAAAGGAAATATTCTGGCGCATATCATCGCCGATATAACGGCGGCTGCGGTGGCGGCGGTGCTGGCTCTGCGGCAGTACCGGAAGCTGGCGAAAAACAAAATTTTGTGCTAG
- a CDS encoding PDDEXK nuclease domain-containing protein, with protein MKELTASYQADKLEFIKNPVIAEFLGLASNADFTESELEQRIITHIQKFLMEMGKGYAFVARQQHIRTEKEDYYIDLVFYNYILKCFILIDLKTTKITHQDVGQMDMYIRIYDEMKRNEGDNPTLGIILCSDTDEDIAKYSVLHGHEQLFASKYKTYLPSEEQLREEIEIQKRFYYLQKKEDEELGEDS; from the coding sequence ATGAAGGAACTGACAGCTTCTTATCAGGCAGATAAGCTGGAATTTATCAAGAATCCGGTCATAGCGGAATTTCTGGGTCTGGCTTCTAATGCGGATTTTACAGAAAGTGAGCTGGAGCAGAGAATTATTACGCATATTCAGAAATTTCTTATGGAAATGGGAAAAGGATATGCCTTTGTTGCAAGACAGCAGCACATCCGTACAGAAAAAGAGGATTACTATATTGATCTTGTTTTTTATAACTATATCTTAAAATGCTTTATTCTAATTGATTTGAAAACAACTAAAATCACGCATCAAGACGTCGGGCAAATGGATATGTATATCCGTATATATGACGAAATGAAACGAAATGAGGGAGACAATCCTACATTAGGTATTATTTTATGCTCTGATACGGATGAGGACATTGCGAAATATTCTGTTCTACACGGACACGAACAGCTTTTCGCATCAAAGTATAAAACTTATCTTCCATCGGAGGAACAGCTTCGGGAAGAAATTGAAATTCAAAAGAGATTTTATTATTTACAAAAAAAGGAAGATGAAGAACTGGGTGAGGATAGTTAA
- a CDS encoding DUF1016 N-terminal domain-containing protein: protein MEQNSQKTKKSREKETAILDSVSPKFNRSMIAYHEIGDLFADTCEIVESAQSIAYAAVDTILVQRNWLIGKRIAMECLDENGKAGYGKKTMKKLSAELKEKYGKGFDFSSLYKYVKFHQEFPQILDSLSPKSGRPLSWTHYRILLQETSPEARAWYAKEA from the coding sequence GTGGAACAGAACTCTCAAAAAACAAAAAAAAGTCGTGAAAAAGAAACGGCAATTTTGGATTCAGTGAGTCCAAAATTCAACAGAAGCATGATTGCTTATCATGAAATCGGAGATTTATTTGCCGATACCTGTGAAATTGTAGAAAGTGCCCAGAGCATAGCTTATGCTGCTGTTGATACGATTCTGGTTCAAAGGAACTGGTTGATTGGCAAGCGAATTGCAATGGAGTGTCTGGACGAAAACGGAAAAGCAGGCTATGGTAAAAAGACAATGAAGAAATTGTCTGCTGAATTGAAAGAAAAATATGGAAAAGGCTTTGACTTTAGCAGCTTATACAAGTATGTGAAGTTCCACCAGGAGTTTCCTCAAATTCTGGACTCACTGAGTCCAAAGTCTGGTCGTCCGCTGTCATGGACGCATTATAGAATCCTGCTTCAAGAAACATCACCAGAAGCAAGAGCCTGGTATGCAAAGGAAGCTTAG
- a CDS encoding alpha/beta fold hydrolase yields MMEKGSYESVPEELALQMVVSRKFIRENPEAAEGVRRMVAATRDDNPGDAEAFEHQQVALGKFDIYDRLPEIKAKTLVIAPRYDIVIPPANGALIATQIETSDLLWLPNSAHPMIEDTELVARKVKEFLDAE; encoded by the coding sequence ATGATGGAAAAAGGAAGCTATGAGAGCGTGCCGGAGGAGCTGGCGCTTCAGATGGTGGTATCCAGAAAGTTTATCCGTGAAAATCCGGAGGCGGCGGAGGGCGTCCGCAGGATGGTTGCCGCCACCAGGGACGATAATCCGGGTGATGCGGAGGCTTTTGAACATCAGCAGGTTGCTCTTGGCAAATTTGATATTTATGACAGGCTGCCGGAGATTAAAGCAAAAACACTGGTAATTGCGCCAAGATATGATATTGTAATTCCGCCTGCGAATGGTGCGCTCATTGCAACGCAGATTGAAACGTCGGATTTGCTGTGGCTGCCAAACAGCGCGCATCCCATGATTGAGGATACGGAGCTGGTTGCCCGGAAGGTTAAGGAATTTCTTGATGCGGAATAA
- a CDS encoding SDR family NAD(P)-dependent oxidoreductase, with protein MGNLLKDQVAIITGSGQGIGKDLAVWMASQGCKVFTNNRKKGSSMQAHDGKFVKLNEDDQAKLATIIGDAETAAEAVNSNPDVQAAGGEACPVYADISKPEGCKKLVDAAIEKWGRLDILVNNAAATWTGNVKEMKPENWETCVRSKLDSSFYLIYYALPHMLKQGYGRILLASSEGQVGLEGMCGYSAACGGVAAMTRGIAQDLAGDGISINAYTPNAGTRSWFNMLAEYRAEGIDPSYIEAAAPAAQKFPPDRMIPVLGYMCTKEFEATGLVVKVGADGEVSLWSNMDKYNTMFKDLWKDGAWTVEELRERVPKELLKDATVTKSVLAVNKGSYD; from the coding sequence ATGGGTAATCTGTTAAAAGACCAGGTAGCTATCATCACCGGCTCCGGTCAGGGCATCGGAAAGGACCTGGCTGTGTGGATGGCTTCACAGGGCTGCAAGGTCTTCACCAACAACCGTAAAAAAGGCTCCTCCATGCAGGCGCACGACGGAAAATTTGTCAAATTAAACGAGGACGACCAGGCAAAGCTTGCCACTATCATCGGCGACGCGGAAACCGCTGCAGAGGCAGTCAATTCCAACCCCGATGTGCAGGCTGCAGGAGGCGAAGCATGTCCGGTATATGCGGATATCAGCAAACCGGAGGGATGCAAAAAGCTGGTGGATGCCGCCATCGAAAAATGGGGACGCCTCGACATCCTGGTAAACAATGCCGCCGCCACCTGGACCGGCAATGTAAAAGAAATGAAACCGGAAAACTGGGAGACCTGCGTCCGTTCAAAGCTTGATTCCTCCTTCTATCTCATTTATTACGCTCTGCCCCATATGCTGAAGCAGGGCTATGGACGCATTCTTCTGGCATCCTCGGAAGGACAGGTCGGTCTGGAAGGTATGTGCGGTTACAGCGCTGCCTGCGGCGGTGTGGCTGCCATGACGCGCGGTATCGCACAGGACCTGGCAGGCGACGGCATTTCCATCAACGCGTACACCCCCAACGCCGGAACCCGGAGCTGGTTTAACATGCTTGCGGAGTACCGCGCAGAGGGTATCGACCCGTCGTATATCGAAGCGGCTGCCCCGGCGGCACAGAAGTTTCCGCCAGACCGCATGATTCCGGTTCTCGGCTACATGTGCACAAAAGAATTTGAGGCTACCGGACTGGTGGTAAAGGTCGGCGCCGACGGAGAAGTTTCTCTGTGGAGCAACATGGATAAATACAACACAATGTTCAAGGATTTGTGGAAGGACGGCGCCTGGACAGTGGAAGAACTCCGGGAGCGCGTTCCGAAGGAGCTGCTGAAAGATGCCACTGTCACAAAATCTGTTCTGGCGGTAAACAAGGGCAGCTACGACTAA